In the genome of Cherax quadricarinatus isolate ZL_2023a chromosome 40, ASM3850222v1, whole genome shotgun sequence, one region contains:
- the LOC128687390 gene encoding uncharacterized protein, translating into MHEQRFCCCSCSIRGACYSIAGGKLLILLNDALLMWYNLLLEGGTWTMVHFVMVIIEMLFCLILLVGLRLRQRKLVLSWVWSSALILVVQVVIGVVLVVKTLGKTRYLTWLILYTAADIYMIFVVSSYGMLMDRDDRERQRLEAWAQFERSPENHLTNRQETQESGDAQVDDTIQKCGRACVTEDSN; encoded by the exons ATGCATGAACAAAGAttttgctgctgcagctgttccATCCGCGGAGCCTGTTACTCTATTGCTGGAGGGAAGCTG CTTATTTTGTTAAACGATGCGTTGTTGATGTGGTATAACCTCCTACTGGAAG GTGGCACCTGGACGATGGTTCACTTCGTGATGGTTATCATTGAGATGCTCTTTTGTTTGATTCTCTTGGTCGGCTTGAGACTC AGGCAGCGGAAACTGGTGCTGTCGTGGGTGTGGTCGTCCGCGTTGAtcctggtggtgcaggtggtcatcGGGGTGGTGCTAGTCGTGAAGACGCTTGGCAAGACCCGCTACCTCACCTGGCTCATTCTCTACACGGCCGCTGACATCTACATGATCTTCGTAGTCAGTTCCTACGGCATGTTG ATGGATCGTGACGATCGGGAGAGACAGAGGCTAGAAGCATGGGCACAGTTTGAACGCAGCCCGGAAAACCACTTAACGAACCGTCAGGAAACACAGGAGAGCGGAGACGCACAGGTTGACGACACTATACAAAAATGTGGAAGAGCTTGCGTAACGGAAGACTCTAACTGA